Proteins encoded by one window of Blautia luti:
- the nrdR gene encoding transcriptional regulator NrdR, whose protein sequence is MKCPFCNQDNTRVVDSRPVDDTNSIRRRRLCDACGRRFTTYEKVESIPLTVIKKDQNREQYDRNKIQAGILRACYKRPIPIEKIEEMMDAVEGEIFHTEEKEISSNKIGEIVMDHLKDLDPVAYVRFASVYREFKDVSTFMDELKKFMN, encoded by the coding sequence ATGAAATGTCCATTTTGCAATCAGGATAATACAAGGGTTGTGGATTCCAGACCTGTGGATGATACCAATTCTATTCGCCGCCGCCGTTTGTGTGATGCATGCGGAAGAAGATTTACAACTTATGAGAAGGTAGAGTCCATACCATTAACTGTGATCAAGAAGGATCAGAACAGAGAGCAGTATGACAGGAATAAGATCCAGGCGGGAATACTCAGAGCCTGCTATAAACGTCCGATTCCTATTGAGAAGATTGAAGAGATGATGGATGCTGTGGAAGGAGAGATCTTTCATACAGAAGAAAAGGAGATCTCCAGCAATAAGATTGGTGAGATCGTTATGGATCACCTGAAGGATTTAGATCCGGTTGCGTATGTGAGATTTGCGTCTGTGTACAGGGAGTTTAAAGATGTCAGTACCTTTATGGATGAACTGAAGAA
- a CDS encoding YlmC/YmxH family sporulation protein produces MRICELRQKEVINTCTCRSLGCPIDIEFNCKTSCLTALILPGPGRFCCLFGRESEYVIPWDCICQIGDDIILVEIDEDKCFVKG; encoded by the coding sequence ATGCGCATCTGTGAATTAAGACAGAAAGAAGTCATCAACACCTGTACCTGCCGCAGTCTGGGCTGTCCCATAGATATCGAATTTAACTGCAAGACCAGCTGTCTCACCGCCCTGATCCTCCCGGGCCCCGGACGATTCTGCTGTCTGTTCGGCCGTGAAAGTGAATATGTCATCCCCTGGGACTGTATCTGCCAGATCGGAGATGACATTATCCTGGTAGAGATTGACGAAGATAAATGTTTTGTCAAGGGCTGA